The following coding sequences lie in one Arachis ipaensis cultivar K30076 chromosome B03, Araip1.1, whole genome shotgun sequence genomic window:
- the LOC107632032 gene encoding hydroxyproline O-galactosyltransferase GALT2 — translation MRRTKSDPSISRRFKLSHFLFGIGGLYLVFIACKFPKFLRTVSTLSGVESDGRLDGEDDGGSEDSDLSKSFVSSVYRDALHRRLVDNRDQGAPLRPSMEPMKEAEHGPEPLKKIPPRYGRITGEIMHDQQRINELPVFERMAEEAWMLGLKAWNEVDEIVQKERGESSIFDEKPESCPSWVSMSGDELVKGDNLMFLPCGLAAGSSVTVVGTPHYAHKEYVPQLSKSKKGEALVSVSQFMVELQGLKTVDGEDPPKILHLNPRIRGDWSKQPVIEHNTCYRMHWGSSQRCDGLPSGDEDGMLVDGYKKCERWMRNEIVDSKESKTTSWFKRFIGRKQKPAVTWPFPFIEGRMFVLTLRAGVDGFHINVGGRHVTSFPYRTGFTLEDATGLAVKGNVDVHSIHATSLPTSHPSFSPQRVLEMSESWKASPLPKHPIKLLIGVLSASNHFAERMAVRKTWMQSPAIKYSDVVVRFFVALNPRKEINAVLKKEAAYFGDIVILPFMDRYELVVLKTVAICEFGIKNVSAAYVMKCDDDTFIRVDKVLKEIEKVPQRKSLYMGNLNLLHRPLRNGKWAVTYEEWPEEVYPPYANGPAYVISSDIVTFILSQHKDRKLRLFKMEDVSMGMWVERYNTSTGAVHYAHNWKFCQYGCMDGYFTAHYQSPRQMICLWEKLSKGQGRPRCCNFR, via the exons atgaggagaACGAAAAGTGATCCTTCCATTTCGAGAAGGTTTAAGTTGTCTCATTTTTTGTTTGGCATTGGGGGGTTATACTTGGTATTTATAGCATGTAAGTTTCCAAAGTTTCTAAGAACTGTATCAACGCTAAGTGGGGTTGAGAGTGATGGTAGATTGGATGGGGAAGATGATGGAGGCTCTGAAGATTCAGATTTGAGCAAGTCTTTTGTGAGTTCTGTTTATAGAGATGCACTTCACCGGAGGTTAGTGGATAATAGGGACCAGGGTGCACCCTTGAGGCCAAGCATGGAGCCAATGAAGGAGGCAGAACATGGTCCTGAACCCTTGAAGAAGATTCCTCCGCGATATGGTAGGATAACTGGGGAAATCATGCATGACCAGCAGAGGATAAATGAATTGCCTGTGTTTGAGAGAATGGCAGAAGAGGCATGGATGTTAGGGTTAAAGGCGTGGAATGAAGTAGATGAGATTGTTCAGAAGGAGCGAGGAGAAAGCTCTATTTTTGATGAAAAACCTGAGTCATGCCCTTCATGGGTATCAATGAGTGGGGATGAACTGGTGAAAGGagataatttgatgtttcttccTTGCGGGCTTGCAGCCGGTTCTTCCGTCACTGTGGTTGGGACACCCCATTATGCTCATAAGGAGTATGTTCCCCAGCTTTCCAAGTCGAAGAAAGGTGAAGCATTGGTTTCAGTTTCACAGTTCATGGTTGAATTGCAAGGGCTAAAGACAGTGGATGGGGAGGATCCTCCAAAAATTCTTCATTTGAATCCTCGAATAAGAGGGGATTGGAGCAAACAGCCAGTTATCGAGCATAACACCTGTTATCGAATGCATTGGGGATCATCTCAAAGGTGTGATGGTCTGCCATCTGGGGATGAAGATGGAATGCTTG TCGATGGATACAAAAAATGTGAAAGATGGATGCGGAATGAGATTGTGGACTCAAAAGAGTCCAAGACGACATCATGGTTTAAGCGGTTTATAGGGCGTAAACAGAAGCCAGCAGTGACCTGGCCATTTCCTTTTATAGAGGGTAGAATGTTTGTCCTTACGCTGCGTGCTGGCGTTGATGGATTTCATATTAACGTTGGGGGTCGCCATGTAACTTCATTTCCATACCGCACT GGTTTTACACTTGAAGATGCTACAGGATTGGCAGTTAAAGGGAACGTGGATGTTCATTCAATTCATGCCACCTCTCTTCCTACTTCCCATCCTAGTTTCTCACCTCAAAGAGTACTGGAAATGTCAGAGTCCTGGAAAGCCAGTCCTTTACCCAAACACCCTATTAAACTTCTCATTGGAGTGCTTTCTGCTTCAAATCACTTCGCAGAACGTATGGCGGTTAGAAAAACATGGATGCAATCACCTGCAATAAAGTATTCAGATGTAGTAGTACGGTTCTTTGTTGCACTG AATCCAAGGAAGGAAATAAATGCAGTGCTGAAGAAGGAGGCTGCTTACTTTGGCGATATTGTCATTTTGCCCTTTATGGATCGCTATGAGCTTGTTGTGCTTAAAACTGTGGCCATTTGTGAGTTTGGG ATTAAGAATGTGAGTGCTGCATATGTTATGAAATGTGATGATGATACGTTCATTAGGGTGGATAAAGTCTTGAAAGAAATCGAGAAGGTACCCCAGAGAAAGTCCCTTTATATGGGCAATCTCAATCTCTTGCATCGACCTCTCAGAAATGGCAAATGGGCTGTTACTTATGAG GAGTGGCCAGAAGAAGTATATCCTCCTTATGCAAATGGGCCTGCTTATGTAATTTCCAGTGATATAGTTACTTtcatcttatctcaacataaagATAGGAAGCTAAGG CTGTTCAAAATGGAGGATGTAAGTATGGGAATGTGGGTTGAGCGGTATAATACAAGCACAGGAGCAGTCCATTACGCGCACAACTGGAAGTTTTGTCAGTATGGATGCATGGATGGCTACTTCACTGCACACTACCAATCGCCAAGGCAGATGATTTGTCTTTGGGAAAAATTATCAAAAGGCCAAGGTCGACCACGTTGCTGCAATTTCAGATGA
- the LOC107632031 gene encoding phospholipase A1-Igamma3, chloroplastic, whose protein sequence is MALSSSAVIHNHMNMKRFNMVRVHQELTLEIPKSKRPIRATHLAESICNVLHHPPSRSIDLLRYHEEKLSTPTMSPREDISQKWRQIHGCSNWENILDPLHPCLRREILKYGEFAQATYDAFDYDSLSQYCGSCRYNRNKLFQKLGLSRNGYAVTKYIYAMSHIDLPRWLERSLVADTWSRDSNWIGYVAVSDDQETRRIGRRDIVVAWRGTVAPCEWYEDFQRKLDPIGKKGAKVEHGFLSIYTSKSDTTRYNKSSASDQVMKEITKLVKFYEQKGEEVSVTITGHSLGGALALLNAYEAAYKVPNNVPISVISFGAPRVGNITFKQELEEMGVKTLRVVVKQDWVHRMPGLVFNEAFKVFDEITSLEWVYTHVGAELKLDVGSSPYLKGGGMNLSGFHSLETYLHLVDGYLSSETPFRNEAKRDVALVNKYCDMLVDELRIPQSWYQLANKGLVCNDHGRWVKPKRDPDDIPSHHDDLLVPDGTQTYMMTLVSS, encoded by the coding sequence ATGGCACTCTCCAGTTCCGCCGTAATCCACAACCACATGAACATGAAACGGTTCAACATGGTTCGAGTTCATCAAGAATTGACTCTTgaaattccaaaatcaaagaGGCCAATCAGGGCGACGCATTTGGCGGAATCCATTTGCAATGTCCTTCATCATCCTCCTTCACGCAGCATAGACTTGCTAAGGTACCATGAAGAGAAACTTTCAACGCCAACCATGTCTCCAAGAGAAGACATCTCACAAAAATGGCGCCAAATCCACGGTTGCTCAAACTGGGAGAACATTCTAGATCCTCTTCATCCCTGCCTACGCAGAGAAATTCTCAAGTACGGAGAATTCGCACAAGCCACCTACGACGCCTTTGATTATGACTCTCTCTCCCAGTACTGTGGCAGTTGCCGTTACAACCGTAACAAACTCTTTCAGAAATTGGGTCTTTCTAGAAACGGTTACGCCGTTACTAAGTACATATATGCCATGTCACACATCGATCTGCCACGCTGGCTTGAGAGGTCTCTCGTGGCTGACACGTGGAGCAGAGACTCCAATTGGATTGGTTACGTGGCTGTAAGCGACGACCAAGAGACACGTAGGATTGGAAGGCGGGACATCGTGGTTGCGTGGCGTGGCACGGTGGCGCCATGCGAGTGGTACGAGGATTTTCAGAGGAAATTGGATCCAATTGGGAAAAAAGGCGCCAAAGTGGAGCATGGCTTTTTAAGCATTTACACTTCCAAGAGTGACACAACAAGGTATAATAAATCAAGTGCGTCTGATCAGGTGATGAAGGAGATTACAAAATTGGTGAAATTCTATGAACAAAAAGGTGAGGAAGTTAGTGTCACAATCACTGGGCATAGCCTGGGTGGTGCATTGGCATTGCTGAATGCATATGAAGCAGCATATAAAGTCCCAAATAATGTTCCAATTAGTGTAATATCTTTTGGGGCACCAAGAGTTGGAAACATTACATTCAAACAAGAGTTGGAAGAAATGGGAGTGAAGACACTGCGTGTTGTGGTGAAGCAAGATTGGGTGCATAGAATGCCAGGGCTTGTTTTCAATGAGGCCTtcaaggtgtttgatgaaataacAAGTTTGGAATGGGTTTACACACACGTTGGTGCTGAGTTGAAACTTGATGTTGGTTCATCTCCTTATCTCAAAGGTGGAGGGATGAACTTGTCAGGGTTTCATAGCTTGGAGACATACCTTCACCTTGTTGATGGCTACTTGAGCAGTGAGACACCGTTTAGGAATGAAGCTAAAAGGGATGTTGCTTTGGTTAATAAGTATTGTGACATGCTTGTTGATGAGCTTAGGATTCCACAATCTTGGTACCAATTAGCTAACAAAGGTTTGGTCTGTAATGATCATGGAAGATGGGTCAAACCCAAAAGAGACCCTGATGATATTCCTTCACATCATGATGACCTTCTTGTTCCAGATGGAACTCAAACATATATGATGACTTTGGTGTCCTCTTAG
- the LOC107632033 gene encoding uncharacterized protein LOC107632033 produces the protein MAGQAGKAAAGNVAKAVAAAEYQYPWREKLAKYKDELAKGVWGYWELGAWKPLSISARRRARLRKEVLLAGEDWQFDPERKEMRTRRKGHKCDRIAAEKRENTARLMEKMPEMLLDYKKRRWQKKMKEEDKGKL, from the coding sequence ATGGCGGGGCAGGCAGGGAAAGCTGCAGCTGGTAATGTGGCGAAGGCGGTAGCGGCAGCGGAGTATCAGTATCCGTGGCGTGAGAAGTTGGCTAAATACAAGGATGAACTTGCCAAGGGTGTGTGGGGGTACTGGGAGCTGGGGGCATGGAAGCCCCTCAGCATCAGCGCCAGGCGGAGGGCTAGGCTTCGCAAGGAAGTTCTTCTTGCTGGGGAAGATTGGCAGTTTGATCCGGAAAGGAAGGAGATGAGAACAAGGAGGAAAGGGCACAAGTGCGATAGGATAGCCGCGGAGAAGAGGGAGAACACGGCCAGGTTGATGGAGAAGATGCCGGAAATGTTGCTAGATTACAAGAAGAGAAGGTGGCAgaagaagatgaaggaagaaGACAAAGGCAAACTGTGA
- the LOC107634004 gene encoding topless-related protein 1, which produces MDPNVERTEPSKDTSSEVRSAISPNFTVNVVRTLEEESSPTSIDFHPASDAVLLVGTDDGTVLIWDVKAGVKLYFHHFVVWDLLVCCTTVQDLENDKKLRVSVNKVLWCDPSGSYFGVAFSQHLVHLYRRGSGGIVSVNKEIDAHDGSVNDLAFSRQKPHSSVILMLITCGDDRKIHVWNADTTALLYTFDGHSAPVCSICPYLKNEVHLLLSTSIDGKMKTWLYHKRGGGGNIDCPGVGDCKLNYNAANNRLFLCGITKDRESYFVEWDEVKRCIKRSYKGLKNPCSSTIKFNSSPNQILAAGDEHMVKFWSMDNVELLTSTDADGGLPECPSICFNRRSTLLAVCAKENKIKILEISNENLGKHECIKRSDSNEMWPNYWNVSEICEPSQCQSLQLPVHTKHMIDRLTYNHAGNCIFALALNGSLVRWMWPCGHTNLDGKANTKVSPKSFHPILRNDLKKHNRKDQASCLAVSKDDQYILSSSGAAINLFDLYLSRMMGNFKRNAPMSTCIAFHPHIDGVAALGMEDCSICIYNCFIIEDIKKLVDGHTKRVTALAFSKEYTILVSGDADARICVWDTTDWTLYKVISLESQQRVESETCIQFNKEWTHFFVAHNTHLAIYEAKKLRWVKQRVLEDPISRAVFSCDGHMIYTLLENGNIAMYNASDLEIHCKINFATFVSKDPSLTIKPVSIAAHPNKPYQFALGFTNGTVQVFEP; this is translated from the exons ATGGATCCTAATGTAGAACGGACGGAGCCCTCTAAGGATACTTCGTCTGAG GTGAGATCAGCCATATCACCAAACTTTACCGTAAATGTTGTTCGAACATTGGAAGAGGAGTCGTCTCCTACTAGCATTGACTTTCATCCTGCTTCAGATGCGGTTCTTCTGG TTGGAACAGATGACGGCACTGTACTAATTTGGGATGTCAAGGCTGGTGTGAAACTTTACTTCCACCATTTTGTAGTTTGGGATTTATTAGTGTGTTGCACTACAGTTCAG GATCTGGAGAATGATAAAAAATTGAGAGTTTCTGTTAACAAAGTCTTGTGGTGTGATCCTAGTGGCTCATATTTTG GGGTAGCATTTTCTCAACACCTTGTTCATCTATATCGTCGTGGCTCTGGTGGTATCGTTTCCGTGAATAAAGAA ATTGATGCTCATGACGGCAGTGTCAATGATCTTGCATTTTCCCGTCAGAAGCCGCATTCATCAGTCATACTGATGCTCATAACATGTGGAGATGACAGGAAAATACATGTGTGGAATGCTGATACTACAGCCTTACTTTATACTTTTGATGGTCACAGTGCTCCAGTTTGTTCAATCTGTCCTTACTTGAAGAATGAGGTTCAT TTACTCCTTTCAACTTCAATTGATGGAAAGATGAAGACATGGTTATATCACAAGAGGGGAGGAGGAGGCAATATTGATTGCCCTGGAGTTGGAGATTGCAAATTGAATTACAATGCAGCTAATAACAG GCTGTTCTTGTGCGGAATCACCAAGGATAGAGAGTCATATTTTGTGGAATGGGATGAAGTTAAAAGATGCATAAAAAGGTCATACAAAGGGCTTAAGAATCCATGCTCTTCAACCATCAAATTCAATTCATCTCCAAACCAAATTTTGGCTGCTGGTGATGAACATATGGTTAAATTTTGGAGTATGGACAATGTTGAGCTCTTGACAAGCACGGATGCCGATGGAGGATTACCT GAATGTCCAAGCATTTGTTTCAATAGAAGGAGCACATTACTTGCTGTATGTGCAAAAGAAAACAAGAtcaaaattttagaaatttcCAATGAAAACTTGGGAAAG CATGAGTGCATAAAAAGGTCTGATTCAAATGAAATGTGGCCGAACTATTGGAATGTTTCTGAAATTTGTGAACCATCTCAGTGCCAGAGTTTGCAACTGCCTGTTCATACCAAACATATG ATTGATAGATTGACTTACAATCATGCTGGAAATTGCATTTTTGCGTTGGCATTGAACGGTAGTCTTGTGCGTTGGATGTGGCCATGTGGCCATACTAACTTGGATGGCAAG GCAAATACAAAGGTTTCCCCTAAGAGCTTTCATCCGATCTTGAGGAATGACCttaaaaaacacaacagaaaagACCAAGCTTCATGCCTTGCTGTGTCAAAAGATGATCAGTATATCCTGTCCTCGTCAGGGGCTGCAATCAACCTATTTGATCTGTATCTGTCTCGG aTGATGGGAAATTTCAAGAGGAATGCACCTATGTCAACATGTATTGCTTTTCACCCTCATATAGACGGAGTAGCTGCTCTTGGCATGGAAGACTGCAGTATATGTATATACAATTGCTTTATAATAGAG GATATAAAGAAGCTTGTTGATGGCCACACCAAAAGAGTAACTGCCCTTGCCTTCTCTAAAGAATATACTATTCTCGTTTCTGGTGATGCGGATGCTCGG ATTTGTGTATGGGATACCACTGACTGGACACTGTACAAAGTTATAAGCTTGGAATCTCAACAGAGAGTAGAATCTGAAACTTGCATTCAGTTTAACAAAGAATGGACACACTTCTTTGTTGCACATAATACTCACCTTGCAATTTATGAGGCCAAAAAATTAAGATGGGTCAAACAG CGGGTTCTAGAAGATCCAATCTCCCGGGCAGTTTTCTCATGTGATGGCCATATGATATATACCCTGTTAGAGAATGGAAATATTGCAATGTATAATGCTTCAGATTTGGAAATTCATTGCAAAATTAATTTTGCTACTTTTGTTTCCAAAGATCCAAG TTTGACCATCAAACCAGTTTCCATTGCCGCACATCCAAATAAGCCATACCAATTCGCTCTGGGATTCACAAATGGTACTGTTCAGGTGTTTGAGCCTTAG